The Vitis vinifera cultivar Pinot Noir 40024 chromosome 3, ASM3070453v1 region atataaaatataaagaaaccaatatatccttcaaaactattttctattatcATGTCTgataaacttttttatcttaattttttttaataattattttgaaattttattatttttagaaaactaatttaaatatatatatattataaaaatatatcatttaaaaaaaataaatttgacatattttcaattatatttttatatacgcaattttaaaaatatatattttccaagatgtttgatttttaaataataataataataatttatttttatttttttgaaaatttgtgtattttttttcgaaatcactaaattatattaaattttattgaggttttaaaaaaaaatttaaatcaatgTTTTTCTACTCTcttttttcatagtcaataaagatcatttttttaaatataaaaaaattatatcatttttttcaattttcatatttcctCTAAGTCTTAAGCTTAAATAGTGAACTTATATGTTTTTGGCCCAAtaggtccaaaacacaattgtcccataaaataatgttaaacacataataaatagtaatactttttgattaatttaattgaCTTCATGTTCCATCGATCTCATTTAAGGGCTATTCATAAACTATATCTCACAAAAATTCATTTGGTAAATGGACTTAtccaaatttttgaatttttttcgaGAATTTACTCTagtatttaaatttgttttccatGTTAGGGTTTAAGACGAGAGAGAGAGCAACCTTGTTAACTccatatttctaattattttttagaatactCGTTAAAATTCACccaaaagcatttttaatttattcttgaaaatcattatatttttttaacaaattatcaaaaaattgtttttagttcaAATTCTTCATTGATGTTATATatgcttttgtttgtttttagtttttttttttaattaagatttTCCTAGGGATAATTTTCCTAATATATTCACTAGCACTTAATTTTCCTAATATaccaattaatatttattttttattgctatcttaaaattttgttatgtatattatttaacttttcatataaataaaaatattatagatgaaaattttgaattatgcgGATTGATCAACCTAATCAAGTCGAGTTTAATTTGATTAACCtcaactcaatttgaatttAAAGAAATCAGATTAGATTAAGTTTTAGTTAAACACTTGAGGGGTCAAGTTAATAATCAAACTGGGCAAACTCACCTAATCAAGTTGTAGCCCTTgttttatttaagaattattgTAATTATGTCGATTTAAATTACAATTGATAATTAGATACCACACCAAAagttattcatatttattaaattaaaaaaattatttaaatttaatcatCCATTGTCATCCATCTACATAGTAAAACTAGTAGCAAACATGATGATATGTTGTATATTATGCAGCCAATCATTGAACCAtgcttataaatttataatatcattttctcaaaaaggaatttttttttcataattaaataatattactaataaaaaaaattaaactaaggcCAGTTAGATGAAACAAGGAACATTTAGTTGTGGGACCTATCATATCCACATGCAGTGGAGCAGTTGCCACAGCTGCCAAAGGATAATAATATACTCTGCcactgattttttttctttcctcctctTCAGTCTTTCAGTTTGGAACTGGTGTCTGTTGAGTGGTCAGAAGACTCAGCACCACCCAATTGATAATCTCTGGCAATGGAGCTTCGATCCCTGCAATCACCCACTGTCACCAGCATACCCAAACTCAATAGAAGTGGTGGGTTCATTGAAAAACCCTTTTTATGCGGTCAGGTCCTCAGGTTACCTAGTTCTAGGAGGTGCCCAGATTCTAGAAAGCTCACAGTTCTTGAATTTAGAGCTCAAGCCACAGGTATAACAATGCTCCAgcattttatatgaatttttggttttattttcttcttctttaatttttgtgAAATGGGTGTTTGTTGaattgtttgattgatgatTGAAACCCCTTTTGATGGGTGTTTcctgtttttgtgtttttgatTGGTGACTTCCTGTAACTTCATTGAAGTTGATAATGGAAATAGAATTGGGCCATTTTGTTTAATATGTGATTTTGGGGATAAATTATAGTCATGAATTTAGATTGTTGATGAAGACAGTAGTCATCAGCACAAATGATGGTTGTTTTCGAAAAGGGTGCATTTCTGTTTATCCCATATCCTCATCTCTGATGATGTCCATAACTTTGGGAATTCTTGTTTTCAAGAGTTTTGGACTTCAGACTGCCCTAAATCTTAGGAATTAAAATGCTTAATGAAGAAATATGacccaaaagaaaaatgctGTATATTCCAAAAAGAATTTGATTATAACTCAAACAAGTAAAATTACTATAATACATTCAAGATCCCATGTTTATTCGGATAATATTAGTTCAATATAAGAATGATATTTAACTCCAGAGAATCCCAATCTCTAACTCTGAATGAACAGGTCTCCACTATAGCCACCAGCACCTACTTTCACCTCCTCCTCCAGTACCTTTACCATAGCCTTCTTTACTATGGGAACTTCACCATTGGTCCTCCACCATCACCACTGAACCACCATAACATCTTTCCCAAAACCAATGACAACACAATTTTCATTTCCATCACCACCACAACCATCACAATCACAATCCGGTGAATCCCATATGCTGTAACTACCGATCACAACCACAGCCTCTACCATTGTGAATACCATGATTGGCTTGTGGAAAATGGTTCTATAGAACTTCACATGATTCTTGGCTTTAGAAAGCTTAAACATCAGCAATACATCTATGTAGAAAAGCCAAGCTCAATTCTGGGATGAAGGAATGCTCAGATACTATATTTTCATGTtccttttaaaattcttaaagaTGCATCTGAATCCAGCCATTTAGAATAATTTTAGCGGGAACTTGAAATAGGTTCCTGTTAAAATTGCTTAACAACAACACACCATTAAATCAGTATAATTCTTCGATTTCTGCTGAAATGCAGCTGCCATGTCTTAATGCCTCTCCTAGTGGTTTGATAAGAAGTTTGTGAATTAGACCCAATCTTATATTTCAGTTTGAGTGAACAAGATGACCTAGATTGCTAAATCAAGCGGAAGGTGATAGAGGAAAATGTGTCTTTTTACTATATCTTATCAAAGTCTTAGTTCCCAATTCATTACCTCTGCACCATCTGCAGGAAAAACAGAATTCCTTCCTTTGTCTTTTTAGGTGAAAAATCCTATATCTCCCCTTTCTATATGTACTTAATGTTTGTCTCATTTCTACAAGGTACTACTAAATTCAGCTTCAGTACAATTGGGGCAATTCAAGACAAAGCTGATTTGAAAGATGAGGATCTTGCATTTGTAGCTGGTGCTACTGGTAGAGTAGGCTCACGAACTGTAAGGTCATATTCTATTGCTCACTTCACTTCCAAAGTCTGTTTTTTCATGATGATCCCTGGTTTTAGAATTTTCTAAAaggtcatatttttcttcagggAGCTTCTGAAACTTGGATTCAGAGTCAGAGCTGGTGTTAGAACTGCTCAGAAAGCAGAAGCCCTTATTCAAGTATGAGTTAATTAGTCATAATTGTGATTCACTCTTATTCCCAGTAATATTGatgtactaagaaaaaaaatcattgcaGAGTGTCAAACAAATGAAGCTTGATGTTGAAAGTGCAAGTGAAGGAACTCAACGTAAGAAAAGAGAACTTTTGGAGTATCATTTCTTCTTATGTTTATTTGCTGTAAGCTTTGAAAAAAGGATGACAAAGATAATTGGTTTTAACATAACATGCTTCCTTTGATAAGAAATGCACCTATAGCAAATAACAGGTATTCTTTGGTCTTTAGCCCAGCTGTAGAAAAGCTTGAAATTGTGGAGTGTGACTTGGAGAAAAGAGATCAGATTGGACCAGCACTGGGCAATGCTTCAGTGGTTATATGCTGCATTGGTGCCAGCGAGAAAGAGGTTTTTGATATTACAGGACCTTATCGGATTGACTATATGGCAACCAAAAACTTAATTGATGCAGGTACGCAAGCTTTGGCTGGTGActtttttacctttttcattttggcTCGGCATGATGTAAATTTTGCatgattttcttaaatttttctgGATTTGGTTTTGGTGacccaaagaaagaaaatgatttggaaGTGTTGTGAAAATCAATCCTGAACATTGGTTTAATtagttctcttttttttctaagCTCTCAATCCTAGAGACTTACATGCTTCTTTTAATGTGCAGCAACTGTTGCAAAAGTGAACCATTTTATTTTGCTTACATCTTTGGGAACAAACAAAGTTGGATTTCCTGCGGCCATCCTAAAGTAAGTTGAGAAATTCTTATTCTTTCTCAGATTTGTGTGACAATTTGCAGCATGTTGGTAAATAGCTCACTGGATAACAAAACAGAATTGACTTGTGGTTATCTCTATTTGGTGGTTCAATTTATTGTCTGTGTTGTCTGTTGAAGTTTGTTTTGGGGAGTCCTGATTTGGAAAAGGAAGGCAGAAGAAGCATTGTTTGCCAGTGGTCTTCCGTACACTGTGAGTGTTCATGGAAGGCTGTGGATAAGTTTATTGTGGGATGTATATTAGCTTGAACTTTGATCACTCAATTGATCGTGCTTTTTCAGATAGTGAGACCTGGAGGAATGGAGCGGCCAACTGATGCTTATAAAGAAACCCATAATATTACCCTTTCACAAGAAGACACTTTATTTGGTGGCCAAGTGTCCAACCTTCAGGTGTTCTACCTGTGAATTTTATTTGCATTTACTACAATATCCTTTCAgcctttttcataacttttccCAGAAGAAATGATTGGAAGAACAATAACTCAAAATAGTATGCTTTAGGATAGAGAGGGGAATAATTACAATACTTGCTTTCAATATGCATTCAACTTACTTAGAGAAAAGCCTATTCACTTGTAAGTTGATACCAATTTTTATTTCACACCTTTCTAAATACCGTATCATTATAGACAAAGAATGTTTTCTCTAATATGCATGTTGAAACATATTTACACTGTAAATTTGTTCCTGATTACCCATTAGATAATCCTCATCTTGTCAAATCAATTATGTACATGGCTGCACCTCTGTTAGTGCACTTGAATACTAAATTTTCTGTCATTACTTACCTAAATTTGCCAAGGGGAACGAGTAAGGAGActtgaaaataatggaaatttgTCAGAAATTTGTCTTCCTTCCTGACCATAATAATTCATAATCTAGAGAACAACTGTGGGTATGCTTAGACTGTTccatttggtttgattgaaaaaatctGTAGATGATGAAGCTTTAAATCTGTTTGTATTAATGATGCATGGTAGTTAGGAATGATCATTGTCTATATCTTGTGCAATAGTGGAAGTGAATATCTAAATCTTGTAAGCTTCCAGGCATAAGATTTGTCCACCAACCCATTTTAGTTCACTGGAAAGCTAGGTGAAACCTAATTAGTTGGTGAAAAGATGGTTttccttaaaattattttttggtctCAGTGGTAAAGTTCAAAGTTACGagctttttatatatatatatattaatgatgCATGGTAGTTAGGAACGATCTTTGTCTATATCTTGTGCAATAGTGGAAGTGAATATCTAAATCTTGTAAGCTTCCAGGCATAGGATTTGTCTACCAACCCATTTTAGTTCACTGGAAAGCTAGATGAAACCTAATTAGTTGGTGAAAAGATGGTTttccttaaaatattttttggtctCAGTGGTAAAGTTCAAATTTACtagctttatatatatatatatatatatatatattttggattCAATTATTCAAGGTGCGTTAGCAAATTTTCTTCATGCAAATTAGTCAAAGTGGGGACAGAGTGATGCATCTCATTGGTTTCCCCCTTGTCATTgataaataatatagatataTGTACCCCTGAACTGTTGAGTTAGGCTGTGTCTCATATTTCAGTCCATTTAATTTGCCTTGAGGTTTGGGATGATGTATATTCCAAACTGAATTCAAATTTACAtctaattgaagaagaaaaaagaggagTTCTAGTCAAAACCCTCATTCATGTCTGGGCAAATAAACCATCCAATCAAGAGGTTTGCTCAGTGTGATGTATATAACTATAGTAGTTTGTTCAACTGAGTTGcttcttgaaaatcattttttattattattttcctgaAAATAGATGCAGACATGGTTAAAGAAACTCAATGCTACACCAAAAGTAACTTTCGTCAATAAATTTCAGGTAGCAGAACTCATTGCATTTATGGCCAAAAATCGTGGTTCTTCATACTGTAAAGTGGTGGAAGTAATTGCAGAGACAACTGCACCCTTGACTCCCTTCGGTGAGCTTCTTGCAAAAATACCCTCTCAACGTGTCGATGTTTCACCAAAGGtattttccttcctttcctccccagaaaagagagagaattttATTATAAACATTTAAAATGTATGAAGAACCTGAAACAAAGAGTCCTGAGCTGCTGAAATATTTTGTTCtaatttgttaaaatattttttaaaggagGAAGCTTGGTATTTGCTATTTGCTAAACATTTCTTGTTTCTTCATAATTGCATTGCTAGTCATCTGACTTGTCCCTTATCATTAATTGCATCAGTTCTCAGTTTGCTCTGATGGAATTATAATCTCTAACCAAAATTATATAACTGCCACAACATTTTACTGGTATAAGCCAAGCCTTGTTGGAACTTTCATTCATTGTGTTTTACTAGAAAAAGCTTTGATACCCCTTGTGCTACCACTTGTGTCAGTggaaacttaaataataaatcatctTTACAAAGTATATCAGAATTTAATGTGGTTTAGTCAACTATGCATACATCCACAAGCAAGAGAATCATTTCACTATATACCATGGAGAATATTACAAAGGGCAGAAAAGTAGTG contains the following coding sequences:
- the LOC100262319 gene encoding protein TIC 62, chloroplastic isoform X1 produces the protein MELRSLQSPTVTSIPKLNRSGGFIEKPFLCGQVLRLPSSRRCPDSRKLTVLEFRAQATGTTKFSFSTIGAIQDKADLKDEDLAFVAGATGRVGSRTVRELLKLGFRVRAGVRTAQKAEALIQSVKQMKLDVESASEGTQPVEKLEIVECDLEKRDQIGPALGNASVVICCIGASEKEVFDITGPYRIDYMATKNLIDAATVAKVNHFILLTSLGTNKVGFPAAILNLFWGVLIWKRKAEEALFASGLPYTIVRPGGMERPTDAYKETHNITLSQEDTLFGGQVSNLQVAELIAFMAKNRGSSYCKVVEVIAETTAPLTPFGELLAKIPSQRVDVSPKESDAADGPAPVPVVSGPPPSTPIEKGPPQGKATAMSPLSPYIVYEDLKPPTSPTPTPSTSSSTARAPDVDGIPAEPKSIPSVLEPLSTVLAKEAIQEEAKKTRPLSPYIVYDDLKPPTSPSPSAPTVSLPSTLPMEGGSKIDNISGNNTAQPPAADIPKDEQHHVQAKPRPLSPFTIWSITEESKSCKLSIVFLCHLKQV
- the LOC100262319 gene encoding protein TIC 62, chloroplastic isoform X2, yielding MELRSLQSPTVTSIPKLNRSGGFIEKPFLCGQVLRLPSSRRCPDSRKLTVLEFRAQATGTTKFSFSTIGAIQDKADLKDEDLAFVAGATGRVGSRTVRELLKLGFRVRAGVRTAQKAEALIQSVKQMKLDVESASEGTQPVEKLEIVECDLEKRDQIGPALGNASVVICCIGASEKEVFDITGPYRIDYMATKNLIDAATVAKVNHFILLTSLGTNKVGFPAAILNLFWGVLIWKRKAEEALFASGLPYTIVRPGGMERPTDAYKETHNITLSQEDTLFGGQVSNLQVAELIAFMAKNRGSSYCKVVEVIAETTAPLTPFGELLAKIPSQRVDVSPKESDAADGPAPVPVVSGPPPSTPIEKGPPQGKATAMSPLSPYIVYEDLKPPTSPTPTPSTSSSTARAPDVDGIPAEPKSIPSVLEPLSTVLAKEAIQEEAKKTRPLSPYIVYDDLKPPTSPSPSAPTVSLPSTLPMEGGSKIDNISGNNTAQPPAADIPKDEQHHVQAKPRPLSPFTMYEDLKPPTSPSPSQC